In Clarias gariepinus isolate MV-2021 ecotype Netherlands chromosome 1, CGAR_prim_01v2, whole genome shotgun sequence, one DNA window encodes the following:
- the LOC128520105 gene encoding uncharacterized protein LOC128520105: MAVTFTGIKNKYESSNKSPLNIKFDSNALKNVKKDHQNNRKETAENINIEKRLNEELIMIGKEKAKLVEEAYTGIIKLFEIALKPDSAFIVHSIDFLIPQAEETGRGFVAQKLRELTVLCFPESSVPHAIIATRFQEGSLTVNDLILRSTLICEGPPARYRLVTDRKNLEQDGSVRKWTFGQRDNQTKIILMVGETGTGKTTLINAMVNYILGVKFTDEVWFEITEEGGDNPISDQSKSQTTKITVYELFVQDNQFSLTIIDTPGYGDTRGSEYDRQIADNLYKLFHSDSGVKEIDAVCLVVKASQNRLTDRQQYIFDALLSLFGKDIENNIVIMVTHSDGIPPEDALNAIKKAGIPSRRDEENQPDHFLFNNRQTVKRSPNYNSTLQTAWEQTGCNLKHFFGSLKEHNRKSLNQTENVLTESRRLEACIVNLKKRIHFVECKTKELDQIQKVLQENQEKIKKNINFTFLVSKYYKEKVPIRKVSFQDRKATICTVCEENCHELNCWCSPNALWCEVIKHEYCTVCTGKCHFTKHVRGRNKYVTGSRNVTMTFDELKNQYESSNKSASNVMFDTKVFENVKKDLQHNRKVAAEKINIEKRLKEDLISTKKEKAELVEEAYTAIIKLCEIALKPDSAFIIQALDFLIPQAEKTGRVFVAQKLKELRNIHPESQGRVNAVMGYSTAGFSKLQK; the protein is encoded by the exons ATGGCGGTGACATTTACTGGGAtcaaaaacaaatatgaaagcaGCAATAAATCACCACTGAATATCAAGTTTGACTCAAACGCCctcaaaaatgtcaaaaaggaCCATCAAAATAACAGGAAAGAGACAGCAGAAAATATAAACATAGAGAAGAGACTGAATGAAGAGTTGATCATGATTGGAAAGGAGAAAGCTAAACTAGTAGAAGAAGCGTACACTGGCATCATAAAACTGTTTGAGATTGCTTTAAAGCCAGACTCTGCTTTCATTGTTCACTCTATTGACTTCTTGATCCCTCAAGCTGAGGAAACTGGAAGAGGATTTGTTGCTCAAAAACTGAGAGAGCTGACAG TCCTTTGTTTTCCGGAATCTTCAGTTCCACATGCTATTATTGCTACTAG ATTTCAAGAGGGATCATTGACTGTGAATGATTTAATCCTGAGGAGTACCTTAATCTGTGAAGGTCCACCTGCAAGATATCGTCTCGTCACGGATAGAAAGAATCTTGAACAAGATGGATCAGTAAGAAAATGGACATTTGGACAGCGAGACAATCAAACCAAAATCATATTGATGGTAGGAGAAACTGGAACAGGCAAAACTACTCTGATCAATGCCATGGTGAATTATATACTCGGGGTGAAGTTTACAGATGAAGTGTGGTTTGAGATTACAGAAGAGGGAGGAGATAATCCCATCTCAGATCAGTCAAAAAGTCAAACTACTAAAATCACTGTGTATGAGCTCTTTGTCCAAGACAACCAGTTCTCTCTTACCATCATTGACACTCCAGGATATGGAGACACCAGGGGAAGTGAATATGACAGGCAGATTGCTGATAATCTGTACAAACTGTTTCACAGTGACAGTGGAGTGAAAGAAATCGAtgcagtgtgtctggtagtaaaagcatctcagaatcgACTTACTGACCGACAGCAATACATATTTGATGCACTTTTGTCCTTATTTGGTAAAGACATAGAAAACAACATTGTCATTATGGTCACTCATTCAGATGGAATACCTCCAGAAGATGCTCTCAATGCTATCAAGAAAGCAGGGATACCCTCCAGGAGAGATGAAGAAAACCAACCAGACCATTTCTTATTTAACAATCGTCAAACTGTGAAAAGGAGCCCAAATTATAACAGCACTCTCCAGACAGCCTGGGAACAAACAGGgtgcaatttaaaacatttctttggCTCACTAAAAGAACACAACAGAAAAAGCTTAAATCAGACTGAAAATGTCCTGACTGAGTCCAGACGTCTTGAGGCCTgtattgttaatttaaaaaaacgtatTCATTTTGTAGAGTGCAAAACTAAAGAATTGGATCAGATTcagaaagtccttcaggaaaaCCAAGAAAagattaagaaaaatataaacttcACTTTTTTAGTCAGCAAATATTACAAAGAAAAAGTTCCCATTAGAAAAGTTTCATTTCAGGACAGAAAGGCGACTATTTGCACTGTCTGTGAGGAAAACTGCCATGAGTTAAACTGCTGGTGTTCCCCCAATGCTCTGTGGTGTGAAGTCATTAAACATGAGTACTGCACTGTATGCACAGGTAAATGTCATTTCACTAAACATGTAAGAGGGAGGAACAAATATGTTACAGGCAGTAGAAATGTCACCATGACGTTTGATGAGCTCAAAAATCAATATGAAAGCAGCAATAAATCAGCTTCAAATGTCATGTTTGACACAAAAGTctttgaaaatgtcaaaaaggaCCTTCAACACAACAGGAAAGTGGCAGCGGAAAAGATCAACATAGAGAAGAGACTGAAAGAAGACCTTATCAGTactaaaaaggaaaaagctGAACTAGTAGAAGAAGCGTACACTGCAATTATAAAACTGTGTGAGATTGCTTTAAAGCCAGACTCTGCTTTCATTATTCAGGCTCTTGACTTCTTGATCCCTCAAGCTGAGAAAACTGGAAGGGTCTTTGTTGCTCAGAAACTAAAAGAGCTGAGAAACATACACCCTGAATCACAGGGAAGAGTTAATGCTGTAATGGGATATTCAACTGCAGGTTTCAGTAAACTACAAAAATGA
- the LOC128520112 gene encoding uncharacterized protein LOC128520112, which yields MATRFQEASLTITDLIQKSHLICEGPPAQYRLVTNRKNLERDGSVRKWTFGQRDRQTKIIMMVGETGTGKTTLINAMVNYMLGVKFTDEVWFEITEEEEDNPISDQSKSKTTNITVYEVHENQFSLTIIDTPGYGDTRGREYDRQIAENLNKLFHSENGVKEIDVVCLVASKYLSNGVLSLFGKDLENNIIIMVTHSDGITPEDALSAIKKAGIPSRKNQPEYFLFNNRQTVKRSPKYNTSLQTAWEQTECSLKNFFASLKEQNRKSLKQTKRVLTESRHLETCVSNLQNHIEVVKEKD from the exons ATGGCTACTCG ATTCCAAGAGGCATCATTGACTATAACTGATTTAATCCAGAAGAGTCACTTAATCTGTGAAGGTCCACCTGCACAATATCGTCTCGTCACAAATAGAAAGAATCTTGAACGAGATGGATCAGTAAGAAAATGGACAtttggacagagagacaggcaaaccaaaataataatgatggtaGGAGAAACTGGAACAGGCAAAACTACTCTGATCAATGCCATGGTAAATTATATGCTTGGGGTGAAGTTTACAGATGAAGTGTGGTTTGAGattacagaagaagaagaagataatcCCATCTCAGATCagtcaaaaagtaaaacaaccAATATTACTGTGTATGAGGTCCATGAAAACCAATTCTCTCTTACCATCATTGACACTCCAGGTTATGGAGACACCAGGGGAAGAGAATATGACAGGCAGATTGCTGAGAATCTGAACAAACTGTTTCATAGTGAAAATGGAGTGAAAGAAATTGATGTGGTATGTTTGGTTGCATCTAAGTATTTGAGTAATGGAGTTTTGTCCTTATTTGGTAAAGACCTAGAAAACAACATTATCATTATGGTCACTCATTCAGATGGAATAACTCCAGAAGATGCTCTCAGTGCAATCAAGAAAGCAGGGATACCCTCCAGGAAAAATCAACCAGAGTATTTCTTATTCAACAATCGTCAAACTGTGAAAAGGAGCCCAAAATATAACACCAGTCTCCAGACAGCCTGGGAACAAACAGAGTGCAGTTTAAAAAATTTCTTTGCCTCACTAAAAGAACAGAACCGAAAAAGCTTAAAGCAGACTAAGAGGGTTCTGACTGAGTCCAGACATCTTGAAACCTGTGTTTCTAATCTTCAAAACCATATTGAGGTTGTGAAGG aaaaagattaa
- the LOC128513734 gene encoding uncharacterized protein LOC128513734 → MATGFQDTSWIVQKSKLISKGPPARYRLLTARKNLDNDGSVEKWTFGERDNNMQNKILLLVGETGTGKTTLINVMANYILGVKFTDKVWFEITQEGGGNPVADQTKSQTTKIIVYEVFAQNNTTCLTIIDTPGYGDTRGSEYDRKIADNLYTLFHTYSGAKEIDAVCLVVKASQNRLSDRQQYIFDAILSLFGKDIENNILICISHSDGMPPDNALNAIKKAAIPCRKDEQNEIVHYIFNNRQTNKRSEMYNRALQEAWELTDLSLMHFFASLKEGNRKSLSQTERVLTESKQLESCIMNLQNRIQFVDCKGKELAQIQKTLTLGENQKKIERNENFILTVTKYYKEKVPIENASWKDRNVTSCSVCEENCHEYGCWCAPKAKMCEVIKHGYCTSCSGKCHYKKHVKENKKYVILSKEMIMTYDELKKQFECNNFKASDIKFYSQAVEKGKKEIDSNKKQEKETNIEKRVNEDLIKTRKEKVKLVEEAYTSIIRLSEIALKPDSAFIVQAIDFLIPQVEEIKKNIFARKLRELRNIKPESQERVNAVMEYAGPGFNQQKKMM, encoded by the exons ATGGCTACCGG ATTTCAAGACACATCTTGGATTGTACAAAAGAGTAAATTAATCAGTAAAGGTCCACCTGCACGATATCGTCTTCTGACAGCCAGAAAGAACCTTGATAATGATGGCTCAGTGGAAAAATGGACATTTGGAGAACGAGACAACAACATGCAAAACAAAATTTTACTGTTGGTAGGAGAAACTGGAACAGGCAAAACTACTCTGATCAATGTCATGGCAAATTATATACTCGGGGTGAAGTTTACGGATAAAGTGTGGTTTGAGATTACACAAGAGGGAGGAGGGAATCCCGTGGCAGATCAGACAAAAAgtcaaacaacaaaaattattgTATATGAGGTTTTTGCCCAAAACAACACGACCTGTCTTACCATTATTGATACTCCAGGTTATGGAGACACAAGGGGAAGTGAATATGACAGAAAGATTGCTGATAATCTTTACACACTTTTTCACACTTACAGTGGAGCAAAAGAAATCGAtgcagtgtgtctggtagtaaaagcatctcagaatcgACTCTCTGACAGACAGCAATACATCTTTGATGCAATTTTGTCTTTATTTGGTAAAGACATAGAGAACAACATTCTCATTTGTATCTCTCACTCAGATGGAATGCCTCCAGATAATGCTCTTAATGCCATAAAGAAAGCAGCGATTCCCTGCAGGAAAGATGAACAAAATGAAATTGTACACTATATATTCAACAATCGTCAAACTAATAAGAGAAGCGAAATGTACAACAGAGCTCTTCAGGAAGCTTGGGAATTAACAGATCTCAGTTTAATGCATTTCTTTGCCTCACTGAAAGAGGGGAACAGAAAAAGTTTAAGCCAGACTGAACGTGTTCTGACTGAGTCCAAACAACTTGAGTCATGTATTATGAATCTACAAAACCGTATTCAGTTTGTAGACTGCAAAGGGAAAGAACTGGCTCAGATTCAAAAAACCCTTACTCTTggagaaaaccaaaaaaaaattgaaagaaacgaaaactttattttaacagtcaCCAAATATTACAAAGAAAAGGTTCCCATTGAAAATGCTTCTTGGAAGGACAGAAATGTGACAAGTTGCTCTGTCTGTGAGGAAAACTGCCATGAGTATGGCTGCTGGTGTGCCCCCAAAGCTAAAATGTGTGAAGTCATTAAGCACGGGTACTGCACTTCATGCTCTGGTAAATGTCACTATAAGAAACATgtcaaagaaaacaagaaatatGTTATACTCAGTAAAGAGATGATAATGACATACGATGAGCTTAAAAAACAATTTGAATGTAACAACTTCAAAGCATCAGATATTAAGTTTTATTCGCAGGCTgttgaaaaagggaaaaaggagattgacagcaataaaaaacaggaaaaggaGACAAACATAGAGAAGAGAGTAAATGAAGACCTGATTAAAACCAGAAAGGAAAAAGTTAAACTGGTGGAAGAGGCGTACACCAGCATCATAAGACTTTCTGAGATTGCTTTAAAGCCAGACTCTGCTTTCATTGTTCAGGCTATTGACTTTCTGATCCCACAAgttgaggaaataaaaaaaaacatttttgctcgTAAACTGAGAGAGCTGAGGAACATTAAGCCTGAATCACAGGAAAGGGTTAATGCAGTAATGGAGTATGCAGGACCAGGTTTTAAtcagcagaaaaaaatgatgtga